Genomic segment of Salvia splendens isolate huo1 chromosome 12, SspV2, whole genome shotgun sequence:
CCATAAGCATTGTTTGGATAAGCAATAGTGCAAAATTGGGCAGCATAACAAGCTTGTGCCATTCATTGTTATTCGATTCCAAAAAGCACAGATACAACTTAAAGCTGAAGAAGTTGAAAGGTATATGGAAAATGATAAAAAGGAGTACAGCTCTAAAAACAATCATTCTCGGACAATGCAATGGCTTTCATTACGGTAATATTGAATAgaagtaaagtaaaataaaatgttgAGACTCAATGGCGTTGGTTAAACAAGGCTTTGCCAATGATACCAGTGGCCTCCATGTAACGATCTATGCACCTGGAGATGCAACTGCTCTCACTCCCACTCAGGCTACTGCCAGGTTTCGTGATACACTTGTCAAAGCACTTTCCTCGAACAGTCTACATGGCAATTACACAAAGAAGTTATACTGAGAACCTGAAAGCAAATGCACATGAGCCACACGATCCCAATCTAATCTAATCTTGAGAGTTTCGATGGTGTAGTTTGTTAAGAAGAGTTTTCTCTTTAGTTTATCTTCCGTTTGTACTTATACTTTCATTAGTTTGTTAAAAATGAGTTAGTGTGTAACTCGATTTCCTCTCCAGATTAGATTTAAATAGGACTAGGACTTGTtgtgcctataaataggcctTAGTTTCAGAACTTGTAACCAGGTTTTGGCATCAGAGCAAGATAGAACCTTTGTCTGGTTCATATCTTCTGATCCCGTTTACATAGTTCATCCGAGAACATCCTTAATGGGTAATTGTATCAGAAATAGATGTCCTCAATGAATCTTTAAGCTATCAATGATAATGGTTCAAACTGAAACACGAAAGCAGTATCAAGTAGATCCCTGGACTAGTCTGGTGAGTCCATCTAAAAACGCCTTTAACATGGTAAGACATCATTTTTAAAGGTGGTGCTAATTGCTAAATGGACGAATATAATCAAGGCATTCTCTTTTTACATTAGCAGAAACTAAGTTCTCTTCAATTCATCCAAATACAACTTACGCTTAGGGTAAAAACAAAGAATATCTAAGAAACATATCAAAACATTCACCCACCTGAAACAAACTAGATATGCCAAGAAATTGCATTTATTTCTGTCAATTGATTGATGACCGAAATACAAATACTTACTTATAGTATATTTCAAGCTATAAAGAAATCACTGATTAAAGCCAATCAGGTATGTCTAGCCAAACTCCTGACCAGAAATATATGTTTGGCAGCCTAAAAAGGTGTAATAAAAGGTtttgccaaattcatgcaacaAATTATGAACAAACATGAGAGACACATTAATAACCGCATGCTTAAATACAAAATCAAACATGAAAATGCAGCCTCTCTTTTATCATTATCTGTTATCTCTGAAAGGACACATTAGGCACATTAAGTGGTGATTAATCGGCAAAaaggaataaattaaaaattccaCACTATGAGTAGGCGGATTTCAATTGCATTATTCCCATCTGAACAAGAGCCCCTTCAAATCCTCAGCACGGGGCGGAAAACTCAGCAATTACCAACATATTAGTCGAAATTGAATCGCCGAAAGTTTACGAATGAACAGAGAACAATTCAATGGATAATTCAGGAATATTAAGAGACAATAGAAGAAGGAATGCAATTTGGTAACAGAGAGATACCTCGAGAAATTCTTCGGCATAAGCCTGCTCAAGCTGAGTCCTAAGCTGAGTCATGATGTCATCCGTTGATAATTTTGGAGGTGATCCGCTTGACGGCAACGAGAACGAATCCATTGATTTCAAATTTTGTCTTTCGCGATCAGCCTACACTCTCCTCTTCTCACTAAACCCTAAAATCGCTCTCTCTAAAACCCTTCTTCCCCTAATCATTTCCTGCTTCTATTCTTCCTCATTTTATATTTCCCGATTTTCAGTAGTTTAGGATATAATTTAGTTGTAATAATAACtcctactactatttattagtGTTTCTACTTAGTTCGAATTgattatatcataattaaatttacgaTATAAGTatttcatattataaaatttcaaaatactaatattttattgttacaaatttcaaattgttactccctccgtctacgAAAAACAAGACATtttgtgaatgacacgagttttaatgtaaaattgataaagtaagagagaagggaaaaaatatgatagaagtagtgttagtggaatgtagggctgacaatttttgacacgacatgAATCCGCACTAAATTATTGTGTTTGGATTAAGCCTTATTGGGTTCGTATCCTTATCAGATTGACCCGTTAAGAACTCGATAATTCTGGTTTGGGTTCGGGTTGGATGATACGAGTAACTCATTAAGaaatgatattattatttttattattattaaaaagatatattttactttaatttttaaatttattgtaaattagtttaaataatataaaatagattTTAATCGTGTAAATTAGGTTGAAAAATAAGGTTTGATCGTGTAACATTAGATTTAATCGTCTAATATTAGGTtataatcgtgtaatatcaggttcggatcgttatcgtgtcgtgtcaacccaaaTTATATCGTGTCgctaacgggttcgtgtcggatgcaggtcgtgttcggatttgaaggtagcaggttgGGTTCGTGTTCGGGTTTAGAGTTTTCTTAACAGGTCGGATTCAGATTatgccttattgggttgggtcgttatcatgttgacctgataacgacccaatccacACGATTTGCCACCCTAGACTAGAATGTGGGgcccatattattagtaagagaaaagagaaaaaagtaataaGAGagaagtattattagtggaatgtgtggtccatattatttgaatgtctattttttgtggataacaaaaaatgacaaatataccctattttttgtggatgggGAAGTATATATTTTGGTAGCAGCACATAATCAATCCTAAAATTATGTATACTAATCATTTGAAAATTATACAGCAATTTCAAATTTTACTCTTTTTAGCTAATCATTTTATTTAAggatttattatattattttactttaatgtataaataaattttcCATAGTACCATTATGAATAATGTATAGATTTTGGAACTAAATATGAAAAAACTATTAAAGAAATAATTGACATAGAAAAGTTTAAATGAAAAACAGTACTCCATAAATTTGATTAAGTTACTAAATgaatagtaaaagtaaaatagtagtactactataagtTGTAACAATAAATTCTTTATGGGCCGCTTGTGATCCGCTTACATTGGGCTTAGCATTTTGTTATGAGGCCAGTCCATCCTCAATGGCAAATATGACAGGACCACTCTAATTCTCTATATATCGAGCTcattttcaattaaattttttaatgttatttaaataataaatgtaatgatttaattttaataaggATGTGTGTCCCATGCATCTGGACACAGTGGATCCTGTTTGATTTCGTCTTTTAATTcttttccaaattcttccatcaCACACACATGTTATCCTTAACCTCCATTATATTCTGATTTTAGCCTttaggataaaataaaaataattagataaGGAAAGTTGtctctatatatataaaggGGCTTGAATTTTAAATAGGCTGAAAATGATGTGAATCCCTCAATACGTGAAATCCATCATGATCAATAAAATAGTAGATGAAACTGAAATATCAAGGATTCAGAAACTTCCTTGTCATATATAATCGACGTCCCCAAACAAATTCAATGAATTTATTGAATGGGTCTTCACATATTTCGATCCAATCAATCCAAATAAAAGCTTCAAACACGCAAATTAAAGACTAAGCATGCACCAAGATCAAGAATTGCTCAATCAACCAAATTAATATGATAACTACATTGAAAGTGGATTGGGGTCAATACATATTTCAGTTTATCAAATCAAAACAACATATTCCATCCAACCACGTGTACACAAAAAAATGAACGAAGGaaatagcaaaataaaatactattatCATCAAATATTGCACATCTTAGTTAATCTAGAATTCAAGTAGTATTgctattgtgtgtgtgtgtgtgagagaggatatgatatgatatgatatgatgaGATTTGGAGgcattgagagagagagagagtggtcCATCGCCTACGAAGGCTAGCATCAAATTGCATCGGCCTGCCAGTTGCAGCTCTGCCCATTACATTTCTTTCTAAGTTATCTTCAACACCTTTTTGCATCctaaattaatatacaaaactgttggcaattgaaactaaaaatataacatataactgtcctaCATCGGTGTcaaaagaaaactgaaactagtatataagtctcatgggttctcctcctatcaccaattggttttaggatgaaacccatggatttctatcatggtataaGGGCGGGTGGCCGGCTGctgggtcaaatttaactgacccagcagtatatctgggccgaaaccgaaaaaatgactgacccagcaggatgtctggacttaaaaatttgggccaagtggtccaaccgatcaaAAAAATTGGGCTACTTGGCCATTTCACTACTCGATTGATCTCACAAACAATATTGGTCTACAAATATTGATTACTTGAAACTATTAAGATATCGTTTAtctgattaattaattacataaaGTTGAATTAAAGTTAGATGATCCAATTTTGTAAATATGAGCAATGTTGAAAGATGCAACCCGGCGTGCTGTTTATTTGGCCAAGTATCCTTGAAATTTTTTGCTTTCATAGCTGAGTAGATGTAACTAATTAATGCTcgaatatatatatgtacagtTAATTGATAATATATGAGTTTAAATGGTCATGTATCATCATAGCTCATTTCTCCATATGTTGAATCCTCAAGTAGTAAGGTTCAATTGTAAATTCGAGCATCTAAACtacaaataatttaatttggcTATAAATACTTTTGGAAAAAGGTTCTATAGTCGGTGACAACCCCATAGATTCCTTATgcatttaattacttttcttaTAGTGGCACATTAAGTTGTGAAGAAAAATCAACTTACAggttgatttatttatttttccagcACAATTTTATGTAAGAAGCCGACCAAATTGGACCATAATATCCTCTTATAGTTACGGATGATAtaagtataaataaataaaataaatgcgaCTACAGAACATTGTCCATAAAATCATCTTTGAGATTTTTTTTCCAGGTCCTGACGTGGGTTAGTTTAAACAAATTAGTATAATACCaataattttgtgaaaatacTCCTGTTACTTTGGCATAAACATATGTAGAATACTTTGATAAACAAATTATATACTGTAtgattttattagtatttcttAAGTTTTCATATTCTTGCATTCTCGAACTGCAAAAATACTTTGGAAAAATTGTCATGAAATGAATAGTTAAGAAATCAATGAATATaccatttattttgtttatttataaatatttgaacACCTTTTGTATTAATACACACATTAATGAGACACGAtgtttattgattaatttataaattaataaaattccaATTGACAAAGGCTTCCctagtaatagtaataattgTAAAGGTTGAATTGTATTGTCggtaacaaataaaaatttcatatttcgTAGGACGCCTTTGATTTTATGTTCTCCAATCACATTTGCTGAAATCTATTTTTATAAGTCCCTTCCACCTCATCCACGAGtaattattgattaattaattatgcattacGTACATGCACTGATGAGTCAAATACAGCATGTGTTAATAATagtaatactattaattagttgTAATAGGACAAAACAAAATGGGCTGGAACTTGATGCATGGCTCAATGCAAGTTAACGACGACTAATCAATATGGAAATCTggttctattatttaattattacatTACTCACTTGGTAAAAGTGATTAACATTTACACAAATGCGTGCGTCACGGTGGCCAGGTTAATTTGGTGACGACGGAGGCATCTTAGTTAAAGTACAAatgttaattataactaatTGTTTGTTAATCACTTTAAATAAACAAGTGCAATTATAGAAAGGGCCATTGGGTGACGTGTCGACAACTCTATTAGGGTTTGAGCTTGCCTTTGTTTCTAGCGTTTGGCGTTTTCCTTATTGAGAAGGAGTTCATCAATGGCGGTGCACTGAGTAGGTACATTTGTTTTTATAGAATAaacatagaaaatataaatttaattagatGAGGTTGGAGTCACTAGTATCGTGAGTTGTGACTGACTTCTAAAACTGAAAAATACTGGTATGAGATTCTTGACATGATGCTTGCTGTTTCAATCAATGATTGGTTAGTAACAATATTAAAGCCATTCAAATTAACCGTAAATTTTGAAGATTGTAAGAGTGTCCATAGTGGTGGACACCAGCCACGGAACAGCCAGCCAACAactacaaaaacattttcacaaccATAAAAACTTGTCCAGCCCAATTGACAGTCACGCCACAgtcacaaatcacattattttatcaattgttgatatattttaattagattagaacaaaattaattagacaaaaataaatagaatggaatagagtgaaaaaaataattgggaatagatattttatataaataattcagaaaaaataaaaaaaaataaaaatttcagcGCCGCCGCGGTGGTCGCCGGATCTTCGCCGGATGCGCCGTTTCAACTCTGCAAATGCGGCTGAGCTGCTCCCGCTGCCCCGTCGCGGCAATACGCGTCCAGCAGTGGGCCACTGCGGTGGTCGTCGCGGCACCATTGTGGACAACTCTAATAGCATCCTAGTGGTATATTTCAGATGAAgaaatttaataatactattatttatacGTCCTATGTACATATGTTTGCCGGTTGAATCTTGTACTAATAATATCTGACTAATATATTGATATTAAATGAAAGTTGTCCTGATATTGATAGACTTCAATTATATATCTTTGTATATGGAGTATATCGATATGTATATATCAGTATCTTACTTTTACTTTGACTATATTTAATTGTATAACCTATATGAATTTATCACTTGACTTATATCTGTATGATAAataacaaatataattataagaaaatttCAACATAAAATTACGAATACGGAGTTGTAAATACGTATATCATCATAACCTAAAAAacatataattattatacatgCTTCAATGGGACATATAATCATTATACATGCAACATATAGTATTATGTATACAGGGATGTATTAGGATTCTCACACCTCCTTAGTATAAAACATAACACAAATTACAGTCCTTGGATTAGATGGTTGTAAGaaactacattattagactattAATCTACAATATTAGtgagaaaaaatattttgttttggttCGCCCTGTCGTCACCTATGAAATAACGGACGGTATAAATTTAAGAACACTTTTCCCTCCAGATCTGTTGCAGGAAAGGGATAATGctacattttttttactaaaatagtaGTACATTATTAACTAAGTTACGTTATTAGATTAATAATCTACATTATGATACGTGACACAAATCTAAATTATTCTAATATTACACGTAAAGATAACCAACATAACATAAATGGACAAGTAATTTGTCAAAAagagagattttttttaatttaaagagGCCAACTTATTTAGCTGATACTATATGacttttcattatttttcaaTCATTTGGAACTATAAGATCGAAACTGAATTACTAagagtaaaagaaaaaagataaaaaaaacttcttTTAACGCTGAGTGAAGTCTTAACAAAATGTGTAGTTGATTTAAACCTTTTCGATTATTTGATTCTTTCATATGATATGTCAGAAAAGTTGTCAAGATCATGCTATGATggaatatagtactccatatttataTGAATAGATACCTTGTTCATTCAATTCAAAGtcttaatttatatatatgtatcgATACCTTGTTCATTCAATTCAAAGTCTTAATTTATAGGTCTTAGTTTTGTCTTTTTTCCTAGGTCAACTGAATTTAAAAAGATGCCCTCCTATTTCATTGGTCCAAAGAATTTAAAAAGATAGGCATATCCATCCGtgtctcatttttttctctAGATTCCTACACCCTAATTTACATCATTATCTTTGAGTTCAACTAAGAATTTGTAAACAAAAGCACGTTAACCGTGAACTTAATGGTGTTGATATGATTCAATTAAATAGACAACTATATATCTAAATGGAACACGGACACATGAATAAACTCCCTTTACTGCTTCAATTTACTGAATTTTGAAATAGAAAAACCCTAAAAAAACTGTTCAAATAGTTAGGCCAAGAAAATGTGGGTAGTATACTAGTATTAgggagaaaatattaatttggtAGCTGCAGAAACTCCTGAAATTAAATAGTCTGAAgacaaaaaaattggaaataaagtaaaatgtaTAACGATTTCTGTTTTCAATATATCACTATCACCATCTGcgtaaaattaatttcaaatctACCGTTACGTGCAATTGTACCTCACATTGATAAATTATCTATGAAATAAATGCATGTCACAACTTGAGCTTAACTACACCATTTTTTTGTAATTGGAAATGAAAATATACTAAGTACTAGTACATATTTAGTTTTTCTAACTGCCTTGTGTTAGAATATCACACGAAGAGCACACGAGATCACAGTAAATCAAGGAAATTATATGGGAGAATATTGTGCCATAAATATAGCATagtaattattataatttaggTTTACCTTATTTATAGAATATCTTAGCCTATATAACATTGTAGCCTCTATGTTCATAATGTAATGAATAAGAATATTTTACCCTATCAAGCTCTAACAGGGTATCAGAGCAGAACGATCATGActcagaaaaatatcatcacaGCCGATAATACCTATTTCTCGACCTTTTTTTGACCAAAATCGATCCAACGAATCCCGAACCTACACCAAAACATGTCAGACACAGAAGATACGAAGGAGATGGAACAAACAATAAGCCTCAGGAACAACAAGAGCATTATAGTACCATTCAAATTGAATGGTAGGAATTACCCATTGTGGGCACGGTTGATTAAGGTGAAGATCGGAGGAAGGGGGGCCTACTCCCATATAAAAAACGATCCCCCAGGACCAGGGAGCAAGGGATACGATGAATGGGAAGAGAACGACCTTGTAGTGTTCTCGTGGATCGCCGTCAATATTGAAAACAACATCATCACGGATTTTTCCCATCACCAGACCTCGAAGGCCTTATGGGAGAACCTCGCGGTAACGTTCGAAAGCAAGGCAGACCGGTACCTGATTTACTACCTGGAAGAGAAGGCAATCAACATCAAACAAGACAACATGGATCTAGAAACATACTACAGAAAGATTCACGGATTGTGGATCAATATAGATCGGAGTCAGAAACAGCCGATTAGCTGCAATGATAAGGGGATCGACCAATTCCGGAACCACTCAAACTCCAAACGGCTCATCAAATTCCTGACCGGACTAAATCAGGAGTACGATTCAATCCGAAGGAAGATTCTAAAGGAAGAACCGGCGCCATCAGTGGAGGCGGCGTACGGATGGGTAaagacggaggcggctcgacggAGAATCATGCCACCGATATCATCCTCACCCACTGACGAAGCCAACGGTGGAACCGAATCATCATTTGGCGGAGGAATCGAACAAGGGTTTGTCGTACAGAACCAATGACCGCTGCACCTAAACAGCGCGCCACCGTCACGACCCGCGGCCACCAGCCGGCCGGGAAACAGGGTCGACACCTCGAAATTATGGTGCTCCAATTGCGGAAGGCAGAAGCATACTTGGGAAAATTGCTTCAAACGGATCGGATACCCGGATTGGTGGGAGGAACGACAGAAGGCAAAGAATTCCCCGGCCTAGGCGAAAATCTCCATCGGCGTAAACGAAGAAGGGGTCCCGCGGCGAATGGAGGCCGGGAATCATGGGGAATCGACCGGAGTCAAAATCGGGGTGCGACATGAGCCTCCATTGGCCGGCGGCAACGTGAGGGGTGCCGGAAATTTTGCAGAGTGGACGGAAATCGGAGGAGGCGGCGTCGAAGGAGGTAAATGGTTTGGATTATATCCAAATCCTAAATTCAATTATGCAGATTATAAGTTTCCCCCACTCAAGTTTGGAAAATACAAAAAACAACCCCATCCACTTCTATATAAAACCCCATACTTCCGGAAAATTAAAAAGGGACCCCTGGTTGCTAAAAATTCCGAAAACTACCCCAATTTTGTGTCAAAAAATACTTTTTCATCCTTACAAGATATTTCCGCTGCATTTTATGTTTATGACATCACTGAAAAGAAATCGAAAggttggatatttgattgtggggcaactgatacAATGACTCCggataaaaatgattttattgatTATAGTGAAGATGCTGATAGATCATATATTCGAACTACGAATGGGGAATTAATTACTGTTGTGGGTTCTGGCACGATTGAAATATCACCCACATTCCGACTTAGGAACTGTCTCTTTGTCCCTACACTGTCTCAAAGATTGATGTCTATAAGTTATGTGATGAAGGAGTTGAATTGCACACTCCTAATGCACCCTGATTTTTGTATTCtgcaggatattcagacgaggaggattcttgggtGTGGCACTGAGAAGCAAGGGCTCTATTACGTGGACGAGATAACTCAACATGgaagtgcgatgctggctcacggatccacaaAACAGGAAACTTGGCTCTGGtaccgaagactaggacacccaTCTCCTGGTTACTTTAAATTGCTTTACCCGAACCTCTCTATTTCttctgatttttcttgtgaaacttgtgttttggccaagagccacagacataATTTTAAACCTACAAACACTCGTATGCAGTCTATGTTTTCTctagtacactctgatgtttggggcccaGAGCTTTTTGTTGGTGGAAATGGCTTtcgatattttgtgatttttgtgaATGACTATACTAGGATGacatggatttattttttgaagaaCAAATCAGAAGTCTTTGATAGATTTGCATCCTTTTTCAAACTAATTCAAACACAATTCCACACCACCATAAAAACCCTTAGATCAgacaatgggagggaatttgttaacagtGCGATGACCCAGTTTTGTAAAGATAATGGGATCATTCACCAAACTTCTTGTGCCTATATACCcgaacagaatggggtagcagaaaggGAAAATAGAGTGATTCTAGAGATGACCCGAGCCCTTAAGATTGAATCCATGGTCCCCAAACTTTTTTGGCCCAGAGCCATCGCTACATCTATCTATCTAATCAATCGCCTTCCGACCAAAATCTTGAAAATGAAAACCCCCCTCGATATCGTGTCTAAACAAGCCCAAATCCCCGACTACCTCAGCCTCTCCCCTAAAGTCTTTGGGTGTACCGTTTACGCCCACATacctaaacatgaaagaacgaaaCTCTCCCTGTgtgcaataaaatgtgtttttgtgGGATATGAGGTGAACCAAAAGGGGTACAGATGCTATGATCCCAACACCAAAAAAATCattaccaccatgaactgcaatttcttggaaaccgaattcttctaccacacccaccttagtagtcagggggagagcgATCCAGATAGTACCATaaactatctaagttgggttgtgccagtTCCAAACTCCTCGATTGAGAAACCAACAGATCCAATTGTCACTTCCGCCGAGCAGGTCTCACCACAAGAGCCTTCTCAACCAAGCCCTAGCGATCCTTCTccgacgatatccgaggtaatatcTGAACCGAGTACAATTGAGATTCCAGTTACCATTAACCCTACTGAAACAGAGGCTCAAGACAATACAGTTGATGGAGACACATGAAGATATGTGCTCCCTTGTCGAAGTACAAGGGGAGTCCCACCGAAACGATACTCCCCAGAGAAGATTGGAAAAAAGAGTCGCTATGCCGTGGCAAACTTCGTGCAAGGGAATCTGGCCAAAATGTCTCGAGCGTTTGAGGTTACGctgtatgaagaagaagaaatcccacagACGGTCGAGGAGGCAATGAAACATAAACGGTGGAAGGACGCAATGATGGTTGAAATGAATGCGTTGATGAAAAACAGTACATGGGTACGGAGCAAGCTAGCTGAAGGAGTAAAGACAGTAGGATGCAGATGGGTATTCACGATAAAGAGGAAACCGAATGGTACTATCGACAGGTACAAAGCTCGCCTCGTGGCGAAAGG
This window contains:
- the LOC121757037 gene encoding mitochondrial import inner membrane translocase subunit Tim13-like, which gives rise to MDSFSLPSSGSPPKLSTDDIMTQLRTQLEQAYAEEFLETVRGKCFDKCITKPGSSLSGSESSCISRCIDRYMEATGIIGKALFNQRH